The proteins below come from a single Methanobacterium petrolearium genomic window:
- a CDS encoding radical SAM protein, which produces MEYRHVPFITLSEIKPRVWITLSGCNFKCKGCFSPAKGIAGQKMDVDELVSLVKKASLDYYQKLPGEIIITGGEPTLNRSYLLDLVSKLNSSAVIIIETNGYFLDEEYIEELIKVGLSEIMLDLKAYDEGLHRWYTGFPNKTILENARTIHEKINLIIKTVYTPGIIDEVEIEKIARFISDIHPEIEYRINDFKPLKGLSRTPTDLEMENAYSAAKKHLKNVIISRSCRREKTTPKKKSWITVFPDGTMKRRSLKN; this is translated from the coding sequence ATGGAATATCGGCACGTCCCATTTATTACTTTATCAGAAATTAAACCCAGAGTTTGGATAACCCTTTCTGGATGTAATTTCAAATGTAAAGGTTGTTTTAGTCCGGCAAAAGGCATTGCAGGTCAAAAAATGGATGTCGATGAATTGGTAAGTCTGGTAAAAAAAGCTTCCCTTGACTACTATCAAAAACTGCCAGGGGAAATCATAATAACCGGTGGCGAACCAACCCTGAACAGGAGTTACTTGCTTGATCTAGTTTCTAAACTAAATTCAAGTGCGGTCATAATCATAGAAACCAATGGCTATTTTTTAGATGAGGAATATATTGAGGAACTAATTAAAGTTGGATTAAGTGAAATCATGCTTGATTTAAAGGCCTATGATGAAGGATTGCATAGATGGTATACTGGTTTTCCAAATAAGACCATACTTGAAAATGCAAGAACAATTCACGAAAAAATCAATTTAATTATCAAAACAGTTTACACACCAGGGATCATAGATGAAGTTGAAATAGAAAAGATTGCCAGATTTATCTCTGATATCCATCCAGAAATAGAATACAGAATAAATGATTTTAAACCTCTAAAAGGCTTATCCAGAACTCCAACTGATCTGGAAATGGAAAATGCTTATTCAGCTGCTAAAAAGCATTTAAAAAATGTTATAATCAGTAGAAGTTGTAGAAGAGAAAAAACAACACCAAAAAAGAAAAGTTGGATAACTGTATTTCCAGATGGAACCATGAAAAGGAGATCATTGAAAAATTGA
- a CDS encoding MarR family winged helix-turn-helix transcriptional regulator, translating into MNKNEGPERHLCFKLGKVNRKIYRHCESELAPFNITPAQFYALSVLFNNDGIKFKDMALRLNLDRSSLTGILDRMEKGGFIERRADPDDRRSILIFLTDKSKKIGPELYTIAWGLDQKFKNKISPEELKILLKVLEQL; encoded by the coding sequence GTGAATAAAAATGAAGGACCTGAAAGACATCTCTGTTTTAAGCTTGGTAAAGTTAACCGAAAAATATATAGGCATTGTGAGAGTGAACTGGCTCCTTTTAACATCACCCCCGCTCAATTCTATGCTTTAAGTGTTTTATTCAATAATGATGGAATAAAATTTAAAGACATGGCACTCAGGTTAAATTTAGATCGTTCCAGCCTCACAGGAATTCTGGATAGGATGGAAAAAGGAGGATTCATAGAAAGGAGAGCTGATCCCGATGATCGAAGGTCTATTCTAATTTTTCTAACTGATAAATCAAAGAAAATCGGACCAGAATTATATACCATTGCCTGGGGACTTGATCAAAAGTTTAAAAATAAAATATCACCTGAAGAATTGAAAATACTCCTTAAAGTTCTGGAACAGTTGTAA
- a CDS encoding ABC transporter ATP-binding protein: MYKELLTLAGEKKSQLKSILILMSIYGMIKTIPLVFLYFVILEFLEPSLDIVKILGLAGLIAISYVILNIIDYHLFLRSMELGLTISYDVRMRLGDKLTKLSLGFFTKTATGELNTTIGEYVSRVEYFVTYMAPYLLSSQISTIIVLVLFFILDWRLALAALSITPLIWLAFRYSDKVAGRVKKEREKSLFEVNSRIVEFIQGIPVIKIFNQDIVRFQRFQEAVEDFKDKNIQSTSATIIPSIILLVFSSLFIFVILPFGLYFYFTGTLSLEVLIFFIIATPAFSESLAHYLYGYLHVKHSIGHAIHHIFSVLNEKSLPEPQQMIEIDKFDIEFENVNFSYADEPLLENISFKIEDESVTALIGPSGAGKTTITNLIARFWDVDSGKIKMGGQDVRDIPVEKLLSFISIVFQDVILFDNTVKENIRIGKKDATDEEVMVAAKAARCHEFIGNLPEGYDTIIGEGGSKLSEGQKQRISIARAILKEAPILIMDEATVYLDPQNEKLIQEAINELIKEKTVIVIAHRLSTIKSVDKIVVLENGGIVEEGNHGKLMEEKGVYYNFWEAQTAARAWRL; this comes from the coding sequence ATGTATAAAGAATTGCTTACCCTGGCAGGTGAAAAAAAATCCCAGTTAAAATCCATTTTAATTTTAATGTCAATTTATGGAATGATTAAAACCATACCTTTAGTATTTCTTTATTTTGTTATACTGGAATTTCTAGAACCATCACTAGATATTGTCAAAATTTTAGGACTGGCTGGATTAATAGCCATCAGCTATGTGATACTTAACATCATTGATTATCATCTTTTCCTGCGTTCCATGGAGCTGGGATTAACCATTTCCTATGATGTGCGAATGAGATTAGGTGACAAGTTAACTAAACTTTCACTAGGTTTTTTCACCAAAACTGCCACAGGAGAACTAAACACCACCATAGGAGAATATGTATCCCGAGTTGAGTATTTCGTAACCTATATGGCCCCCTATCTTCTCAGCTCTCAGATATCTACTATAATAGTCTTAGTACTGTTTTTTATTTTGGATTGGAGATTGGCATTGGCTGCCCTTTCAATCACACCTTTAATATGGTTGGCTTTCAGATATTCAGATAAAGTAGCTGGGAGAGTTAAAAAAGAAAGGGAAAAATCCCTATTTGAGGTAAATTCCAGGATTGTGGAGTTTATACAAGGCATCCCTGTAATAAAAATTTTCAACCAGGATATCGTTAGATTTCAAAGATTCCAGGAAGCAGTTGAAGACTTCAAAGACAAAAATATTCAGAGCACATCAGCAACCATCATCCCCAGTATAATCCTCCTGGTATTTTCCAGTTTATTTATCTTTGTTATCCTTCCTTTTGGGTTATATTTCTATTTCACTGGCACCTTAAGTCTGGAAGTCCTGATATTTTTCATAATTGCCACCCCCGCATTTTCAGAGTCCTTGGCTCATTATCTCTACGGATATCTGCATGTTAAACACTCCATTGGCCATGCTATACACCATATATTCAGTGTTTTAAATGAAAAAAGCCTTCCAGAGCCTCAACAAATGATTGAAATTGATAAGTTTGACATTGAATTTGAAAATGTCAACTTCAGCTATGCTGATGAGCCTTTACTTGAAAATATAAGTTTTAAAATAGAGGATGAAAGTGTTACAGCTTTAATAGGTCCTTCTGGTGCTGGTAAAACCACCATTACCAACTTGATAGCCAGATTTTGGGATGTTGATTCTGGAAAGATAAAGATGGGTGGCCAGGATGTGAGGGATATCCCGGTAGAAAAACTGCTTTCTTTTATCTCCATAGTTTTCCAGGATGTTATATTATTTGATAACACTGTTAAAGAGAACATAAGAATAGGTAAAAAGGATGCAACGGATGAAGAGGTTATGGTGGCGGCAAAAGCTGCCAGATGCCATGAATTTATAGGAAATCTGCCTGAAGGATATGATACTATTATTGGTGAGGGTGGATCCAAATTAAGTGAAGGGCAGAAACAGAGGATTTCCATTGCCCGGGCCATACTAAAGGAGGCTCCCATTCTTATTATGGATGAGGCAACTGTCTATCTCGATCCACAAAATGAAAAACTGATACAGGAAGCAATAAACGAGTTAATAAAAGAAAAAACAGTCATAGTCATTGCCCATCGCCTTTCCACCATTAAATCTGTGGATAAGATAGTGGTACTGGAAAATGGGGGGATTGTTGAAGAAGGGAATCACGGAAAACTCATGGAGGAAAAAGGAGTCTACTATAATTTCTGGGAGGCACAAACTGCCGCCAGGGCATGGCGATTGTAA
- a CDS encoding radical SAM protein — MAIYKISYSKEFKRANIHNYGCNFNCTWCSYKLGNHPKPDRFLDLGEIKEVLSRMDIEWVHFVGGEVSTYPLLEEVADFSKNVLGVRTKIGHSNGYNLPPESIDAISISIKSLSEDFYIKYTGKSNKSVLENFQAVYERGIEVDASSVYIPELIDHDEIEEIVTFIADIDPKIPYHITGYIPVPGTPWRTPTWDEITKAQKIAENYLEQVEVSWFSSFEDYLKMISKNPLYQKVTVV; from the coding sequence ATGGCAATTTACAAAATCAGTTATTCAAAAGAATTTAAAAGAGCGAATATCCATAACTATGGCTGTAATTTTAATTGCACCTGGTGTTCATATAAGCTGGGAAACCATCCAAAACCAGATAGATTCTTGGATTTAGGAGAGATCAAAGAGGTTCTAAGCAGAATGGATATTGAATGGGTACACTTTGTAGGTGGAGAAGTAAGCACCTATCCTCTCCTAGAGGAAGTGGCTGATTTTTCCAAAAACGTGTTGGGTGTTCGTACCAAGATAGGGCATTCTAATGGCTACAATTTACCTCCCGAATCTATTGACGCCATTTCCATTAGTATTAAGAGTTTATCTGAAGATTTTTACATTAAATATACGGGTAAATCCAATAAATCTGTGCTGGAGAATTTCCAGGCCGTGTATGAACGGGGTATTGAAGTTGATGCCAGTAGTGTTTACATTCCAGAATTGATTGATCATGATGAAATTGAAGAAATTGTCACTTTTATAGCGGATATTGATCCAAAAATTCCCTACCATATTACTGGTTACATTCCAGTACCTGGGACACCTTGGAGGACTCCAACTTGGGATGAAATAACAAAAGCCCAAAAAATTGCCGAAAATTACTTAGAACAAGTGGAAGTTTCCTGGTTCTCTTCATTTGAGGATTATCTTAAGATGATCAGCAAAAACCCCCTGTATCAGAAGGTTACGGTGGTTTAA
- a CDS encoding energy-coupling factor ABC transporter permease — protein MHLSDGLIPLWQAAIYWILTLVVIGIYFYKLSKTEEKEKIIVNTAILAAVTIVASSISIPSPFGVPIHLFVIPLVVILLGPFTGVTVEFLCLIVQFLFLGMGGVTSLGANTITMGIVLSFSTYLFYKFTAELDDRLSIFAGTFMGIIMATITQVVILLIAGVATFEVLLATLIPFYLFVAVLEGIINIFIILTLFKLKPELAQLEQI, from the coding sequence TTGCATTTATCTGATGGACTTATACCTTTATGGCAGGCTGCAATCTACTGGATTTTAACCCTTGTTGTAATTGGAATATATTTTTATAAACTTTCCAAAACTGAGGAAAAAGAGAAAATAATTGTTAATACAGCAATTCTGGCAGCGGTAACTATTGTTGCATCTTCGATATCCATACCTTCGCCCTTTGGGGTACCTATCCACCTGTTTGTAATACCATTGGTGGTAATTTTACTTGGCCCTTTCACTGGGGTAACTGTGGAATTTTTGTGTCTTATAGTACAGTTTTTGTTCCTGGGAATGGGGGGCGTAACCTCTTTAGGGGCTAATACTATAACTATGGGGATAGTTCTGAGTTTTTCGACTTATTTATTCTATAAATTCACAGCAGAACTGGATGATAGGTTGAGTATTTTTGCAGGCACCTTCATGGGGATTATCATGGCCACCATAACCCAGGTTGTAATTCTGTTAATTGCGGGTGTAGCTACCTTTGAAGTATTACTGGCTACTTTAATACCATTTTATCTATTCGTGGCTGTTTTAGAGGGTATTATTAACATATTCATCATTTTGACCCTCTTTAAGTTGAAACCAGAATTGGCACAGTTGGAACAAATTTAG
- the nikR gene encoding nickel-responsive transcriptional regulator NikR: protein MTVERVGVSFEPELLEKFDDLIKSKGYTNRSEAIRDLVRKSIIEAHIESEDEDVIGTLTIIYDHDVGDVTNELQHFQHFHLSEIIATSHVHVEKHNCLEVLMVRGKAKSIRKLADHIRAIRGVKHGELVTTKSSV, encoded by the coding sequence ATGACGGTGGAAAGAGTGGGAGTATCTTTTGAACCAGAACTCCTGGAAAAATTTGATGATCTCATTAAATCAAAGGGTTACACCAACCGATCAGAAGCTATTCGTGATCTGGTTCGCAAATCAATTATTGAAGCACACATCGAAAGTGAAGATGAAGATGTCATCGGAACTTTGACTATAATATATGATCATGATGTGGGAGATGTGACCAACGAACTACAACATTTTCAACACTTCCATCTAAGCGAGATCATTGCCACCAGCCATGTGCATGTGGAAAAACACAACTGCCTGGAAGTTCTCATGGTCCGGGGAAAAGCAAAAAGTATCAGGAAGTTGGCAGACCATATAAGAGCCATTAGAGGCGTGAAACATGGCGAACTGGTCACCACCAAATCATCAGTTTAA
- a CDS encoding DUF3795 domain-containing protein, translating into MKESNNNTKKVEINEECEDLDFRELTAPCGLDCFNCPVYLANFNEEIRKQLTLGLRERGLPTDKVTCQGCRKENGICPLGGLMTEPCKVFKCVSLKGIESCADCDDFPCDHLHPYADRASEVPHNTKVFNLALIRKMGVEKWAQEKAKQVKDTYFNGKWNI; encoded by the coding sequence ATGAAAGAATCAAATAACAATACAAAAAAAGTTGAAATTAATGAAGAATGCGAAGATTTAGATTTCCGAGAACTAACTGCACCGTGCGGTCTGGATTGCTTTAATTGCCCTGTTTATCTTGCAAATTTTAATGAGGAGATCAGAAAACAATTAACATTAGGGCTTAGAGAGCGTGGTTTACCAACAGATAAAGTTACATGTCAAGGATGTCGGAAGGAGAATGGTATTTGTCCCCTTGGAGGTTTAATGACCGAACCATGCAAAGTATTTAAATGTGTCAGCTTGAAAGGCATTGAGTCCTGTGCTGACTGCGATGATTTCCCTTGTGATCATCTACATCCATATGCAGACAGGGCATCGGAAGTTCCGCACAACACGAAAGTATTTAATCTGGCATTGATAAGGAAAATGGGTGTGGAAAAATGGGCTCAAGAAAAGGCAAAACAAGTAAAGGATACTTATTTCAATGGAAAGTGGAATATTTAA
- a CDS encoding MFS transporter, producing the protein MFDNLRTRILAVIFAGAILIAIDGSTISPILESIQKSFGVSESVITWIFNMEILFLLLSTPIMAKLSDKYGRKNIYVINAALFLIGTLVVSFSQSFEMLLIGRALQGIGAVLSVLAITIIGDYFDESRGTILGAFGVIIALVYALGPAISGFLVNFGWHWVFVINIPVAAIVVILGYYLLPESKTSEKYSGFDWKGMVFLGIAIATIAYFIFNLSEQASTTLQYFLLGIFILALIIFWWVERKAIEPIIPIGLLKKRDTLIASVVTLVGYLAMAGTYYFSTYASMAFNLSYSTAAYMILPMTIASLITTPVVGKLLDKVGAKPIMVVGGVLTAIGMLILSYSSNLYLFAFSLVLVGIGNASIVGNALYYIFLDETGKSERASGQALLNILLNTGSLLGGAILGSALSFSASGAASFRHVYLYLAVVYVILTILSIGLRGRLSGSKKPAAG; encoded by the coding sequence ATGTTTGATAATCTTAGAACTAGAATACTGGCAGTTATTTTTGCAGGGGCTATTTTGATTGCAATAGATGGTTCAACCATCAGCCCTATTTTGGAATCCATACAAAAATCTTTTGGAGTTAGTGAAAGTGTTATAACCTGGATTTTCAACATGGAAATCCTGTTTTTATTACTTTCAACACCTATAATGGCTAAATTATCTGACAAGTATGGTCGGAAAAATATTTACGTTATAAACGCAGCTTTATTCTTAATTGGAACATTAGTTGTATCGTTTTCACAGTCTTTTGAAATGTTGCTTATTGGAAGGGCTTTGCAGGGTATAGGTGCCGTATTATCTGTACTGGCCATTACCATCATTGGTGATTACTTTGATGAAAGCCGTGGTACCATACTGGGTGCATTTGGAGTTATAATCGCCCTGGTGTATGCTTTAGGTCCTGCAATATCTGGTTTTCTGGTTAACTTTGGCTGGCACTGGGTTTTTGTGATAAATATTCCAGTAGCTGCCATAGTGGTTATCCTGGGATACTATCTTTTACCTGAAAGTAAAACCAGTGAAAAATATTCCGGTTTTGACTGGAAAGGTATGGTTTTCCTGGGTATAGCTATTGCCACCATAGCCTACTTCATATTCAATCTCAGTGAACAAGCCTCAACCACCCTACAATATTTCTTACTGGGAATTTTCATCCTGGCACTGATCATCTTCTGGTGGGTGGAAAGAAAGGCAATAGAACCTATCATACCCATTGGCCTTTTGAAAAAAAGAGACACCCTCATAGCCAGTGTGGTGACCCTGGTGGGTTACTTAGCTATGGCTGGAACCTATTACTTTTCAACATACGCCTCCATGGCCTTTAACCTCAGTTATTCCACAGCAGCTTACATGATACTTCCCATGACCATTGCCTCCCTTATAACCACACCCGTGGTGGGTAAACTCCTTGATAAAGTTGGTGCAAAACCCATTATGGTGGTGGGTGGAGTTCTCACTGCCATAGGCATGTTGATTCTGAGTTACTCATCCAACCTGTACCTGTTCGCATTTTCCTTGGTGCTGGTTGGTATTGGTAATGCATCCATTGTTGGCAATGCCCTTTACTACATCTTCCTTGATGAAACTGGTAAATCAGAAAGAGCATCTGGTCAGGCACTCTTAAACATACTCCTGAACACGGGTTCACTTTTAGGAGGGGCCATTTTAGGTTCTGCTTTAAGTTTTTCTGCCTCTGGCGCTGCTTCATTCCGTCACGTGTACCTTTACTTGGCAGTGGTGTATGTTATACTGACCATACTATCCATAGGACTCAGAGGTAGACTTTCAGGAAGCAAAAAGCCAGCTGCAGGATAA
- a CDS encoding FmdE family protein → MRKQGVIMVITVLMAVILCGAGSAADSSINGGEGNVSDVNVSEDIDPILLVTVNYEYDDDEINPEIAITDSDNNSVVFDKEKLSDTLYKLNFTYPGLTNGTLFNVMVRAPGYVDQTKQVEVNQGGSDPEFYGSAPFDMEATSNYKLGREVTAAADTLLDFASADDVLCITSAGLAYRDGTTTEDCLEGILNCANGEISYGQGNLLTFQSTRTDPVDFCFVVRNGNELTAAYFKDGELTTSYLGTFSNIDQTLWDNTISTTFTNAFGYVSLAHAWQEGLSTDILRQAAYHGHVCLGTISGQAMISLLLKYYPPGVYGDEGEVEATTYRAVSVPGNSDDDAFIYSLDLTPGKRSWEGYATGADNLVGFIRWCSETELGTLIIMAFDEDKVLQNYKDQTGFTAYSGIASELQFNAWLINKLQNDPDSLVDILYVFDNITAEVHNNLTGGVNSKQVVCDALGLDMDYIMGLGLTNIADQRVATEYETGSLTHEEIKQIGIDAANMAIALFAAEGIALEKDDPNLTVLTSAGYVRVNEQVMDMVFDGLFDILGSRLSRATVLPIHTARFNDLYFQFSYKINGTMVSKVIYYDSETGNLTAEDGNIRGRNDISNVVLYDPPYDALMAWLWHNHVCGGSSPGYLITDYIYDTFPLGEDDQYSYISTSDNCKDDILSYLLGISAGSGTYFNQRLQSAGSEVGILSFYDGETKTRRVVILDWTSPRFSSGDSYENYITLYKIFQKYDDWTSEECQAELASLPNLTRAPSITRAADTWVTDEEWATIIAGGDGTSNALDYIKGLPVRTQSDLIKIQGGSETPNGGSTPQGTGSSSIGSVIGSSNGSGDNQFSSGSVGTTGTAVNAATQITTTADAGDQSTGDSGKSYEVTKAGTDNSDDTPWGTYAVVGILSVLALAGVGFFFKGS, encoded by the coding sequence ATGAGAAAACAAGGAGTAATAATGGTAATAACAGTTTTGATGGCTGTGATTCTTTGTGGAGCGGGTTCTGCTGCTGATTCATCTATTAATGGGGGTGAGGGCAATGTTTCTGATGTTAATGTTTCAGAAGATATTGATCCTATCCTTTTGGTGACTGTTAACTACGAGTACGATGATGATGAGATAAATCCAGAGATTGCAATCACTGATTCGGACAATAACAGTGTAGTTTTTGACAAAGAAAAACTATCGGACACCCTGTACAAACTGAACTTCACATATCCGGGTCTTACTAATGGGACTCTATTTAACGTGATGGTCAGAGCTCCTGGTTACGTTGACCAGACTAAGCAAGTGGAAGTTAATCAGGGAGGTTCTGATCCGGAGTTTTACGGGTCTGCTCCATTTGATATGGAAGCTACCTCCAACTACAAGTTAGGAAGAGAAGTCACTGCAGCTGCAGATACATTATTAGATTTTGCAAGCGCAGATGATGTTCTATGCATAACTTCGGCGGGTTTGGCTTACCGAGATGGTACTACTACTGAAGACTGTTTGGAGGGTATTTTAAACTGTGCCAATGGTGAAATCAGTTATGGTCAAGGAAACCTGTTAACATTCCAATCAACTCGAACTGATCCTGTGGATTTCTGTTTTGTTGTCAGAAATGGCAATGAACTTACTGCAGCTTACTTCAAAGATGGTGAATTGACAACATCTTACCTAGGTACTTTCTCTAACATTGACCAGACGTTATGGGATAACACCATATCAACTACATTTACCAACGCATTTGGATATGTGAGTCTGGCTCACGCTTGGCAGGAAGGACTTTCCACTGATATCTTAAGACAGGCTGCCTACCACGGTCACGTATGTTTGGGAACCATCAGTGGACAAGCCATGATCAGTCTACTACTGAAATACTACCCACCCGGAGTCTATGGAGATGAAGGAGAAGTGGAAGCAACAACTTACAGGGCAGTTAGTGTGCCTGGTAATTCAGATGATGATGCGTTCATTTATTCTCTGGATTTAACTCCTGGAAAACGTTCTTGGGAAGGATATGCCACTGGTGCTGATAATTTGGTTGGATTTATCCGATGGTGTTCAGAAACAGAGCTTGGAACCCTAATAATAATGGCTTTCGATGAAGACAAAGTATTACAGAATTACAAAGACCAAACAGGATTCACAGCTTACTCAGGTATAGCATCTGAGCTACAATTCAATGCTTGGTTAATAAACAAACTACAAAATGACCCAGACTCGTTAGTGGATATACTGTACGTTTTCGACAACATAACCGCAGAGGTTCACAATAACCTGACTGGAGGAGTAAACTCTAAACAGGTAGTATGTGATGCTCTCGGACTGGATATGGACTACATAATGGGTTTAGGTCTGACCAATATAGCAGACCAGAGAGTTGCCACAGAATATGAAACTGGTAGCTTAACTCATGAAGAGATCAAACAGATTGGGATTGATGCTGCTAATATGGCCATTGCACTCTTCGCAGCAGAAGGTATTGCTCTCGAAAAAGACGACCCTAACCTCACAGTACTCACATCTGCAGGTTACGTACGTGTCAATGAACAGGTAATGGACATGGTCTTTGATGGACTCTTTGATATTTTAGGTTCCAGACTCAGCCGAGCAACCGTACTACCAATACACACTGCCAGATTTAACGACTTGTACTTCCAGTTCAGTTACAAAATCAATGGTACTATGGTCAGTAAAGTTATTTACTACGATTCAGAAACCGGGAACCTAACTGCAGAAGATGGGAATATTCGTGGTAGAAATGACATATCTAATGTAGTATTGTATGATCCACCATACGATGCCTTAATGGCTTGGTTATGGCATAACCACGTTTGTGGTGGTAGTTCACCAGGATACTTAATCACGGACTACATCTACGATACATTCCCTCTGGGAGAAGATGATCAGTATTCTTACATATCCACAAGCGATAATTGTAAGGATGATATTCTATCTTATCTCTTAGGAATTTCTGCAGGAAGTGGAACTTACTTCAACCAGAGACTGCAGTCTGCAGGTAGTGAAGTTGGAATTCTCAGTTTCTATGATGGTGAAACCAAAACCAGAAGAGTAGTCATCTTAGATTGGACCAGTCCAAGGTTCTCGAGTGGTGACTCTTATGAAAACTACATAACACTTTACAAGATATTCCAAAAATACGATGATTGGACATCAGAAGAGTGTCAAGCGGAGTTAGCGAGTTTACCAAACTTGACTCGTGCACCATCAATAACCCGGGCTGCAGATACTTGGGTAACTGACGAAGAGTGGGCTACTATCATAGCTGGAGGCGATGGAACATCCAATGCCTTAGACTATATCAAGGGTTTACCTGTCCGTACCCAATCAGATCTTATAAAAATCCAAGGCGGTTCAGAAACACCAAATGGTGGTTCAACTCCTCAGGGAACTGGATCTTCCAGCATAGGTTCTGTAATTGGTTCATCCAATGGATCAGGTGATAACCAGTTCTCCAGCGGTTCTGTGGGCACTACCGGTACTGCAGTGAATGCTGCAACCCAGATTACTACCACTGCAGATGCTGGTGATCAGTCTACTGGTGATTCTGGAAAATCCTACGAAGTAACCAAAGCTGGAACAGACAACTCTGATGACACACCATGGGGTACCTACGCTGTGGTTGGAATACTATCTGTCCTGGCACTAGCAGGTGTGGGATTCTTCTTCAAAGGAAGCTAG